A genomic segment from Halomonas sp. GD1P12 encodes:
- a CDS encoding heme ABC transporter permease, whose amino-acid sequence MWAIVHKFGSPQWFYRLSGRLTPWCWALAALSLGAGGVWGLALAPADYQQGESFRIIYVHVPAALLAQSVFIAMALSSLVFMVWKIKVADMAAAVMAPFGAVMTFTALFSGAVWGVPTWGTWWVWDARLTSMLILLFLYLGVIALRGAFGSRQSGARAASLLAMVGVINIPIIKYSVEWWYTLHQSATFSLTERPAMPASMWLPLLLMVIGFYSFFAALTLVRVRSEILRREGDKRWVRALTESSS is encoded by the coding sequence ATGTGGGCCATCGTGCACAAGTTTGGATCACCCCAGTGGTTTTACCGGCTAAGCGGCCGGCTCACACCCTGGTGCTGGGCGCTGGCGGCGCTGTCGCTTGGCGCGGGGGGCGTCTGGGGATTGGCGTTGGCGCCGGCGGACTATCAGCAGGGCGAGAGCTTTCGCATCATCTACGTGCACGTGCCGGCAGCACTCCTGGCCCAATCGGTATTCATTGCGATGGCGCTTTCAAGCCTGGTGTTCATGGTCTGGAAGATCAAGGTGGCCGACATGGCCGCCGCGGTGATGGCGCCGTTTGGCGCGGTGATGACGTTTACGGCGCTGTTTTCCGGCGCCGTGTGGGGCGTGCCGACCTGGGGCACCTGGTGGGTGTGGGACGCAAGGCTCACCTCGATGCTGATTCTCCTGTTTCTCTATCTGGGCGTGATTGCACTGCGCGGCGCCTTTGGTAGCCGCCAGAGCGGGGCTCGGGCGGCGTCGCTTCTCGCCATGGTGGGGGTGATCAACATTCCGATCATCAAGTATTCGGTCGAGTGGTGGTATACGCTCCACCAGTCCGCCACGTTCTCGCTCACCGAGCGCCCGGCCATGCCGGCGTCGATGTGGCTGCCGCTTTTGCTCATGGTGATCGGCTTTTATAGCTTCTTCGCGGCGCTGACGCTTGTGCGCGTGCGCAGCGAAATTTTAAGGCGCGAAGGCGACAAGCGCTGGGTGCGCGCGCTCACGGAGTCCTCTTCATGA
- the ccmB gene encoding heme exporter protein CcmB → MSASNDGALRAAPHGAGRAFIATLSRGLTLAFRRRGEALNPLVFYALVITLFPIGISPDPKLLAVIAPGLLWVAALLAALLSLDTLFRGDFEDGSLAQLMLAPQPLWTQTLAKVCVHWLITGLPLSLSAPLLATLLALTAGSYAVLTLSLLLGSAILSLVGAIGAALTVGLARGGVLTSLLILPLYIPVLVFGTGAVEAAIDGQSALPYLAILGALLALSLMLAPWAIAASLRISLNG, encoded by the coding sequence ATGAGCGCCAGCAATGACGGCGCATTAAGGGCGGCGCCTCACGGGGCCGGGCGTGCGTTCATCGCCACGCTCTCGCGCGGGCTAACATTGGCGTTTCGTCGCCGAGGCGAGGCGCTCAATCCGCTGGTCTTTTACGCGCTGGTGATCACGCTCTTTCCGATCGGCATTTCGCCGGACCCCAAGCTTTTGGCCGTGATAGCGCCAGGGCTTTTGTGGGTGGCGGCGCTTCTGGCCGCGCTGCTGTCGCTGGATACGCTCTTTCGCGGCGACTTCGAGGATGGGAGCCTTGCGCAACTCATGCTCGCGCCGCAGCCGCTTTGGACCCAAACGCTTGCCAAGGTGTGCGTGCACTGGCTGATAACCGGGCTACCGCTTTCGCTTTCGGCGCCGCTGCTCGCCACGCTCCTGGCGCTTACCGCGGGCAGCTACGCGGTGCTGACGCTGTCGCTGCTGCTTGGCAGCGCCATACTCAGTTTGGTCGGCGCGATCGGCGCGGCGCTCACGGTAGGGCTTGCTCGCGGCGGCGTGCTGACCTCGCTTTTGATCCTGCCGCTCTACATTCCGGTGCTGGTGTTTGGTACCGGCGCCGTCGAGGCGGCCATCGACGGGCAAAGCGCCTTGCCTTATCTCGCGATTTTGGGGGCGCTTTTGGCGCTTTCGCTGATGCTCGCCCCCTGGGCGATCGCCGCGTCGCTTCGTATCAGTCTCAACGGTTGA
- a CDS encoding heme lyase CcmF/NrfE family subunit — MWIRMIPEVGHFALILALSMAALQAILPLAGSASRRPLWMAYGAPMAAGQFLFLGAAYVCLTASYLLDDFSVANVANNSNSLLPWYYKASAVWGNHEGSVLLWSLMLAGWGFAASRFSRALPRDMVARVLGVMGLVSVGFLLFILLTSNPFERLLPNVPGDGADLNPLLQDFGLVIHPPMLYMGYVGFSVVFAFAIAALMGGRLDAAWTRWARPWANLAWAFLTVGIALGSWWAYYELGWGGWWFWDPVENASLLPWLTGTALLHSLAVTEKRGSFKSWTVLLAITTFALSLMGTFLVRSGVLTSVHAFANDPARGFFILVLLGVTVTLSLLLFALRAPRVSHRVGFGWCSRDALLLINNFLLVIMTVTVLLGTVYPLILDSLGLGKISVGPPYFNALFVPLTLVMCLFMGAGPVSRWKRMPFVELKRTLWLSGLAAFVFSMAAPLLFAGRWNPWVSLGLLAALWIVLPLVRDVVATCRRASSVRRGLGKLSLAYWGMVLGHVGLAVTIVGVTVVSNYNVERNVRMAPDTAVEVAGYEFTMRELTSRRGPNFLADTSVIEVRKGGDGRAFIMRPEKRLYLATGMPMTQVALSPGIFRDLYVAMGEDLDDGSYAMRVQYKPFVRWLWLGALLMALGGVLAVIDRRYRRASSPIQREVTP, encoded by the coding sequence ATGTGGATACGGATGATTCCCGAGGTCGGCCACTTCGCGCTGATTCTGGCGCTTTCGATGGCCGCGCTTCAGGCGATCCTGCCGCTGGCCGGAAGCGCGAGCCGGCGCCCGCTCTGGATGGCGTACGGGGCGCCGATGGCGGCGGGGCAGTTTCTGTTTCTGGGCGCGGCTTACGTGTGTTTGACTGCAAGCTACCTGCTCGACGACTTCAGCGTGGCCAACGTGGCCAACAACTCCAACTCGTTGCTGCCCTGGTACTACAAGGCCAGTGCCGTCTGGGGCAATCACGAAGGCTCGGTACTTTTGTGGAGTTTGATGCTCGCGGGCTGGGGCTTTGCCGCCTCGCGCTTCTCCCGCGCGCTGCCCCGCGACATGGTCGCCCGCGTGCTTGGCGTGATGGGGCTCGTGAGCGTCGGCTTTCTGCTTTTCATACTGCTTACCTCCAACCCCTTCGAGCGGCTGCTGCCCAACGTGCCCGGCGACGGCGCCGACTTGAATCCGCTGCTGCAGGATTTCGGCCTGGTGATCCATCCGCCGATGCTCTACATGGGCTACGTCGGTTTTTCGGTGGTCTTCGCCTTCGCCATCGCCGCGCTGATGGGCGGGCGCCTCGACGCGGCCTGGACGCGCTGGGCCAGGCCCTGGGCGAATCTGGCCTGGGCGTTTTTGACCGTGGGCATCGCGCTTGGCAGCTGGTGGGCGTACTACGAGCTTGGCTGGGGCGGCTGGTGGTTCTGGGACCCGGTCGAGAACGCTTCGCTTCTGCCCTGGCTGACCGGCACGGCGCTTTTGCACTCGCTGGCGGTGACCGAAAAGCGCGGCTCCTTCAAAAGCTGGACGGTACTTCTGGCGATCACCACCTTTGCGCTTTCGCTGATGGGCACGTTTTTAGTGCGCTCCGGCGTGCTCACCTCGGTGCACGCCTTCGCCAACGACCCGGCCCGCGGCTTTTTCATCCTGGTGCTGCTGGGTGTGACGGTGACGCTGTCGCTTTTGCTGTTCGCGCTGCGTGCGCCCCGGGTCAGCCACCGGGTCGGCTTTGGCTGGTGCTCGCGGGACGCGCTGTTGTTGATCAACAATTTCCTCTTGGTAATCATGACCGTCACGGTGCTGCTCGGCACCGTTTACCCGTTGATTCTGGACTCGCTGGGCCTTGGCAAGATCAGCGTCGGCCCGCCGTACTTCAACGCGCTGTTCGTGCCGCTTACCCTGGTGATGTGCCTGTTCATGGGGGCAGGCCCCGTGTCGCGCTGGAAGCGCATGCCCTTTGTCGAGCTCAAGCGTACGCTGTGGCTCTCCGGGCTTGCCGCGTTCGTGTTCAGCATGGCGGCGCCGCTGCTCTTCGCCGGGCGCTGGAACCCGTGGGTGAGCCTTGGGCTTCTGGCCGCACTCTGGATCGTGCTGCCGCTGGTTCGCGACGTGGTCGCGACCTGCCGCCGGGCGAGCTCGGTCCGGCGCGGGCTTGGCAAGCTGTCGCTCGCTTACTGGGGCATGGTGCTCGGCCACGTGGGACTCGCCGTGACCATCGTCGGGGTGACGGTGGTATCGAACTACAACGTCGAGCGCAACGTGCGCATGGCGCCGGACACCGCGGTCGAGGTCGCCGGCTATGAGTTCACCATGCGCGAGCTGACTAGCCGCCGCGGGCCGAACTTTTTGGCGGATACCTCGGTGATCGAGGTGCGCAAGGGCGGCGACGGGCGCGCGTTCATCATGCGCCCGGAAAAGCGGCTTTATCTGGCCACCGGCATGCCCATGACCCAGGTCGCGCTGAGCCCCGGGATTTTTCGCGATCTTTACGTGGCGATGGGCGAAGACCTCGACGACGGCAGCTATGCCATGCGCGTGCAGTACAAGCCCTTCGTGCGCTGGCTCTGGCTCGGGGCGCTATTGATGGCGCTTGGCGGGGTGCTGGCGGTGATCGACCGGCGCTACCGGCGCGCGTCTTCCCCCATCCAACGCGAGGTCACGCCATGA
- the ccmD gene encoding heme exporter protein CcmD, giving the protein MSAFDSLGAFFAMGGHGVYVWSAWGVTAALLLLCFWQAKLERRALLKALSRRARRERARTESPSIPTPTEVSDDA; this is encoded by the coding sequence ATGAGCGCCTTCGACTCACTCGGTGCGTTTTTCGCCATGGGCGGCCACGGCGTGTACGTCTGGTCGGCCTGGGGCGTCACCGCGGCGCTGCTGTTGCTCTGCTTTTGGCAGGCGAAGCTCGAGCGGCGCGCGCTGCTCAAGGCGCTCTCACGGCGCGCCCGGCGCGAGCGCGCCCGCACCGAGTCTCCCTCCATCCCCACGCCAACCGAGGTCAGCGATGACGCCTAA
- a CDS encoding cytochrome c-type biogenesis protein, whose product MIRRLVGVLALLLVAGSALAAIEVREFSDPVLERRYVDLTASMRCPLCENQAIDDSSAPIAADMRQRVFELLHQGQSDGEIVNHMVERFGEYILYNPRLENRTYLLWGIPVALVVLAALVLSLIVRARRQASHRALSREERARLEALIDEEKSP is encoded by the coding sequence ATGATCCGGCGGTTAGTGGGAGTACTGGCGCTGCTACTGGTGGCCGGCTCGGCGCTGGCGGCGATCGAGGTGCGCGAGTTCAGTGATCCGGTGCTCGAGCGGCGCTACGTCGATCTGACCGCTTCGATGCGCTGCCCGCTGTGCGAAAACCAGGCGATCGACGACTCCAGCGCGCCCATCGCCGCCGACATGCGTCAGCGCGTTTTCGAGCTGCTCCACCAGGGGCAGTCGGATGGCGAAATCGTCAATCACATGGTGGAGCGCTTCGGCGAGTACATCCTCTACAACCCGCGCCTTGAAAACCGCACCTACCTGCTCTGGGGCATCCCGGTGGCGCTTGTGGTCCTCGCCGCGCTGGTGCTTTCGCTGATCGTGCGCGCCCGACGCCAGGCGTCGCATCGCGCGCTGAGCCGCGAAGAGCGCGCCCGGCTCGAGGCGCTGATCGACGAGGAGAAGAGCCCATGA
- the smc gene encoding chromosome segregation protein SMC, whose product MRLTSIRLTGFKSFVDPITVPFDGNMTAIVGPNGCGKSNIIDAVRWVMGESSAKTLRGESMADVIFNGSTGRKPVGQAAIELKFDNRDGAMGGAYAQYSEIAVKRLVTRDGQSNYFFNGQKCRRRDIADLFMGTGLGPRSYALIGQGMISRLIEARPDDLRATLEEAAGISKYKERRRETENRMRRTQENLERLDDIREELDKQLERLKRQAEAAKRYQTLKSQEYQLKGELALIRGRALRAEQTRQEARVRELEISVEKDVFGVRACETRLEQARAQHDELAEVLERHQQQFFETTTRIARLEQDQAHRKSRESQLASDIDTARRDLDEQRRVSEGDRERLSAIDERWETLLPELEGLEEQLEALEEALAGIKPTLEHAEQHFADLDARWRDASRSAERGQDQVADLEQRIKRLQGERERREQQRGDLDDTTAVRQEHAQSQTELEAAEWRVEQFQTEREQAQQRISDTKGAHQRALKTRDDKRGELSRCQGELASLKALIDAALADHDPALDGHLKALGLESAPRLGETLQAAPGWESVVSWLLAPWLNARMVDGAALSKLPEALATDWCLIDATAPRAHNDGRLDAKVDGAGALSEWLARIHVVEGDDEAQALAARLPAGESAVSRQGLWCGPGWLSQKASGQGVDALLVTRRRFDELSREQEALEQALEALDAQCESLAEQLENLEHERGERDQAEREHGALRQQLAVKEQRLAQRLEHLEGRAAEIDDELATLKEDEATLVLSLEEQRERWNDAMAKLDEAATAREESVEQRARAREEFERLSREQAPLKASQQALALERERLNTERDSLRAQQARAEESDERLTLRIEELEEAREALREPDELAAEELEELFHEREQRQARLSDTREQAQVITEQLRNDELARQNHERTLEQSREQLQTLRMEVQALTLKAATQDEALAELGHDVEALANGLADDAEESRWQSLLENTSEKIRKLGAINLAAIEEYDQQAERRNYLEAQHAELTEALETLERAIKRIDQETRVRFRDTFDQVNAGLQELFPRVFGGGAAWLTLTGEDLLETGVAIMARPPGKKNSTIHLLSGGEKALTALSLVFSIFRLNPAPFCMLDEVDAPLDDANVGRYAKLVKEMSENVQFIYITHNKIAMEAAERLMGVTMQEPGVSRLVSVGIDEAAALVD is encoded by the coding sequence ATGCGCCTAACGTCCATACGCCTTACCGGGTTCAAATCCTTCGTCGATCCCATCACGGTGCCCTTCGATGGCAACATGACCGCGATCGTCGGCCCCAATGGCTGCGGCAAGTCCAACATCATCGACGCGGTGCGCTGGGTGATGGGCGAGTCTTCGGCCAAGACCCTGCGCGGCGAGTCGATGGCGGACGTCATCTTCAACGGCTCCACCGGGCGCAAGCCGGTCGGCCAGGCCGCCATTGAGCTCAAGTTCGACAACCGCGACGGCGCCATGGGCGGTGCCTACGCCCAGTATTCGGAAATCGCCGTCAAGCGTCTGGTCACTCGCGACGGCCAGTCCAACTACTTCTTCAACGGCCAGAAGTGCCGCCGCCGGGATATCGCGGATCTGTTCATGGGCACCGGGCTCGGCCCGCGCTCCTACGCGCTGATCGGTCAGGGCATGATCTCCAGGCTGATCGAGGCGCGCCCGGACGATCTGCGCGCGACCCTGGAAGAGGCCGCCGGCATCTCCAAGTACAAGGAGCGCCGCCGCGAAACCGAAAACCGCATGCGCCGCACCCAGGAGAATCTGGAGCGCCTGGATGACATTCGCGAAGAGCTCGACAAGCAGCTCGAGCGCTTGAAGCGCCAGGCCGAGGCCGCCAAACGCTACCAGACGCTGAAATCCCAGGAGTACCAGCTCAAGGGCGAGCTTGCGCTGATTCGCGGTCGCGCCCTGCGTGCCGAGCAAACCCGCCAGGAAGCCCGCGTGCGCGAGCTCGAAATCAGCGTCGAGAAGGACGTGTTCGGCGTGCGCGCCTGCGAAACCCGCCTCGAGCAGGCCCGCGCCCAGCACGACGAACTCGCCGAGGTGCTCGAGCGTCACCAGCAGCAGTTCTTCGAGACCACCACGCGCATCGCGCGCCTCGAGCAGGACCAGGCCCACCGCAAGAGCCGCGAAAGCCAGCTGGCAAGCGATATCGACACCGCCCGGCGCGATCTGGATGAGCAGCGCCGGGTGAGCGAAGGCGACCGCGAGCGCCTGAGTGCGATCGACGAGCGCTGGGAGACGCTGTTGCCAGAGCTCGAAGGCCTGGAGGAGCAGCTCGAGGCGCTGGAGGAGGCGTTAGCCGGCATCAAGCCGACGCTCGAGCACGCCGAGCAGCACTTTGCCGACCTCGACGCCCGCTGGCGCGACGCCAGCCGCAGCGCCGAGCGCGGCCAGGATCAGGTGGCCGATCTGGAGCAGCGCATCAAGCGCCTGCAGGGCGAGCGTGAGCGCCGCGAGCAGCAGCGCGGCGATCTCGACGACACCACCGCCGTGCGCCAGGAGCACGCTCAAAGCCAGACCGAGCTCGAAGCGGCCGAGTGGCGCGTCGAGCAGTTTCAAACCGAGCGCGAGCAGGCCCAGCAGCGCATCAGCGACACCAAAGGGGCGCACCAGCGCGCGCTCAAGACCCGCGATGACAAGCGTGGGGAACTGAGCCGCTGCCAGGGCGAACTCGCCTCACTCAAGGCGCTGATCGACGCGGCGCTTGCCGACCACGACCCGGCGCTCGATGGCCATCTAAAGGCGCTGGGCCTCGAGAGCGCCCCGAGGCTCGGCGAAACCCTGCAGGCCGCGCCCGGCTGGGAATCGGTCGTCTCCTGGCTGCTCGCGCCCTGGCTCAATGCTCGTATGGTGGACGGCGCGGCGCTATCAAAGCTGCCCGAGGCGCTGGCCACCGACTGGTGCCTGATCGACGCCACCGCTCCCAGGGCACACAACGACGGCCGGCTCGATGCGAAGGTGGACGGCGCCGGGGCGCTTAGTGAGTGGCTCGCGCGCATTCACGTTGTCGAAGGTGATGATGAGGCCCAGGCGCTTGCCGCCCGGCTGCCTGCGGGAGAGAGCGCGGTCAGTCGGCAAGGGCTCTGGTGCGGGCCGGGGTGGCTTTCGCAGAAAGCGAGCGGGCAGGGCGTCGATGCGCTGCTGGTGACTCGCCGGCGTTTCGACGAACTCAGCCGGGAGCAGGAGGCGCTCGAGCAGGCGCTCGAAGCGCTGGACGCGCAGTGCGAAAGCCTCGCCGAACAGCTTGAAAATCTCGAGCACGAGCGCGGCGAGCGCGACCAGGCCGAGCGCGAACACGGTGCGCTTCGCCAGCAGCTCGCGGTCAAGGAGCAGCGCCTGGCGCAGCGCCTCGAGCACCTGGAGGGCCGCGCCGCCGAGATCGACGACGAGCTTGCCACCCTCAAGGAGGACGAGGCGACGCTGGTACTCAGCCTCGAGGAGCAGCGCGAGCGCTGGAACGACGCCATGGCAAAGCTCGACGAGGCGGCCACCGCCCGCGAGGAGAGCGTGGAGCAGCGCGCCCGCGCCCGGGAGGAGTTCGAGCGTTTGAGCCGCGAGCAGGCCCCGCTCAAGGCGAGCCAGCAGGCGCTGGCGCTGGAGCGCGAGCGGCTCAACACCGAGCGCGATAGCCTGCGCGCCCAGCAGGCCCGCGCCGAGGAGAGCGACGAGCGCCTGACGCTGCGTATCGAAGAGCTCGAAGAGGCCCGCGAGGCGCTAAGAGAGCCCGACGAACTCGCTGCTGAAGAGCTCGAGGAGCTTTTCCATGAGCGCGAGCAGCGCCAGGCCCGGCTGAGTGACACCCGCGAGCAGGCCCAGGTCATCACCGAACAGCTCAGAAATGACGAGCTCGCCCGACAAAATCACGAGCGCACTCTGGAGCAGAGCCGCGAACAGCTCCAGACGCTTCGCATGGAGGTGCAGGCGCTGACCCTCAAGGCCGCCACCCAGGACGAGGCGCTGGCCGAGCTCGGCCACGATGTCGAGGCGCTCGCCAACGGGCTTGCCGATGATGCCGAGGAGTCGCGCTGGCAGTCGCTTCTGGAGAACACCTCGGAGAAGATCCGAAAGCTTGGTGCGATCAACCTGGCGGCGATCGAGGAGTACGACCAGCAGGCCGAGCGGCGCAACTACCTGGAAGCCCAGCACGCCGAGCTGACCGAGGCGCTCGAGACCCTGGAACGTGCGATCAAGCGCATCGACCAGGAGACCCGGGTGCGCTTTCGCGACACCTTCGATCAGGTCAACGCCGGGCTGCAGGAACTCTTCCCGCGGGTGTTCGGCGGCGGCGCGGCGTGGCTCACGCTCACCGGCGAGGATCTGCTGGAGACGGGGGTGGCGATCATGGCGCGCCCGCCGGGCAAGAAGAACAGCACTATTCACCTACTCTCCGGCGGTGAAAAGGCGCTGACGGCGCTGTCGCTGGTGTTTTCGATCTTCAGGCTCAACCCGGCGCCGTTTTGCATGCTCGACGAGGTCGACGCGCCGCTGGACGATGCCAACGTCGGCCGCTACGCCAAACTGGTCAAGGAGATGTCGGAGAACGTCCAGTTCATCTACATCACCCATAACAAGATCGCCATGGAGGCTGCCGAACGGCTGATGGGTGTCACCATGCAGGAGCCCGGCGTCTCAAGGCTGGTGTCGGTCGGTATCGACGAAGCCGCCGCTTTGGTCGACTAA
- the ccmE gene encoding cytochrome c maturation protein CcmE, with product MTPKRQQRLFALLGLVVLAAVALGLTLYALRANINLFFSPVQIAMGEAPLERQIRAGGLVKEGSVARDPQSLDVDFVVTDYVEEVEVFYSGILPDLFREGQGVVVVGELQRDGRIRADKVLARHDENYMPPEVAKALEDAGYAPSDYQQKAARVAERLAAPTREDD from the coding sequence ATGACGCCTAAACGACAACAGCGACTGTTCGCGCTCTTGGGGCTGGTGGTGCTGGCGGCGGTGGCTCTGGGGCTAACGCTCTATGCGCTGCGCGCCAACATAAACCTGTTTTTTAGCCCGGTGCAGATCGCGATGGGCGAAGCGCCGCTCGAGCGCCAGATTCGCGCCGGGGGCCTGGTCAAGGAGGGGTCGGTCGCCCGCGACCCGCAAAGCCTCGATGTCGACTTCGTCGTTACCGACTACGTGGAGGAGGTCGAGGTCTTTTATAGCGGCATCCTGCCGGATCTCTTTCGCGAAGGTCAGGGCGTGGTCGTGGTCGGCGAACTCCAGCGCGATGGGCGAATTCGCGCCGACAAGGTGCTTGCCCGTCACGATGAAAACTACATGCCGCCGGAAGTGGCAAAGGCGTTGGAAGACGCGGGCTACGCGCCGTCGGACTACCAGCAAAAGGCCGCGCGTGTCGCCGAGCGTTTGGCGGCGCCGACCCGCGAGGACGACTAG
- a CDS encoding DsbE family thiol:disulfide interchange protein, with amino-acid sequence MRRWLLLLLPLGFVGIALFFYQGLSRDPSQRDSALMAREFPAFSATTLGDETRRVDESLLRGQVTLVNVWGEWCPACKQEMPQLLELADHGIRLVGVNYRDTREKGTEFLQQYGNPFEVNVFDPDGSLGFDLGVYGAPETFLVDEKGVIRYHHKGYISPENVQAQILPEVEKWR; translated from the coding sequence ATGAGACGCTGGCTATTGCTACTGCTGCCGCTCGGCTTCGTCGGCATCGCGCTGTTTTTCTACCAGGGGCTTTCGCGCGACCCAAGCCAGCGCGACTCGGCACTCATGGCCCGCGAGTTTCCCGCCTTTAGCGCCACCACGCTTGGCGACGAGACGCGCCGCGTGGACGAGTCGCTTTTGCGCGGCCAGGTGACGCTGGTCAACGTGTGGGGCGAGTGGTGCCCGGCCTGCAAGCAGGAGATGCCCCAGCTTCTAGAACTGGCCGATCATGGCATCCGTCTGGTCGGGGTGAACTACCGCGATACTCGCGAGAAGGGCACCGAATTTCTCCAGCAGTACGGCAATCCTTTCGAGGTCAACGTGTTCGACCCTGACGGCAGCCTGGGCTTCGATCTCGGCGTCTACGGCGCGCCGGAAACCTTTCTGGTCGATGAAAAGGGGGTGATTCGCTACCACCACAAGGGCTATATCTCCCCGGAGAACGTGCAAGCGCAGATCCTGCCGGAGGTGGAGAAGTGGCGATGA
- the ccmI gene encoding c-type cytochrome biogenesis protein CcmI — protein MTPLWIALLITALPALWLMLSPLWRARALFEAQRRFEERDDANRQNVAIFRRRLTSLESALDRGDIDQARFDEDKLELERSLLEDTAPAPRRALKKPGAGRRVVPLVAVAVLVAAVVGYQRSGAEGDLRLYALRSAWESTPGHSFESYIAPLEAEAGRQPGNPNVWGTLFTLYRETGRLEQAAKALNRLIAIEGRAPALLSELAELRFFMAERTLTPEVQALVDEVLAQDPRQPKILSLLGVHAFGEGDYELAIDRWRRALASLGEGETSEALRDGIREAQARMASSEANVSTDGVFE, from the coding sequence ATGACGCCGCTCTGGATCGCACTTCTGATCACGGCGCTACCGGCGCTTTGGCTGATGCTGTCGCCGCTTTGGCGAGCGCGGGCGCTGTTTGAGGCTCAGCGCCGTTTTGAAGAGCGCGATGATGCCAACCGCCAGAACGTCGCCATTTTTCGCCGCCGGCTCACCTCATTGGAAAGCGCACTCGATCGTGGCGACATCGACCAGGCGCGTTTTGACGAGGACAAACTCGAGCTCGAGCGAAGCCTTCTTGAGGATACCGCGCCCGCGCCCCGACGCGCGCTGAAAAAGCCAGGCGCCGGGCGGCGGGTCGTGCCGCTGGTGGCGGTAGCGGTGCTCGTCGCGGCGGTGGTCGGCTACCAGCGAAGCGGCGCCGAGGGTGATCTGCGGCTCTACGCGCTGCGAAGTGCCTGGGAGAGCACCCCGGGGCACTCTTTCGAGAGCTACATTGCACCGCTGGAAGCCGAGGCTGGCCGCCAGCCCGGTAACCCCAACGTCTGGGGAACGCTGTTCACGCTCTATCGCGAAACCGGCCGGCTCGAGCAGGCGGCAAAGGCGCTGAACCGGCTGATCGCTATCGAAGGCCGCGCACCGGCGCTTTTGAGCGAACTCGCAGAGCTGCGCTTTTTCATGGCTGAGCGCACGCTGACCCCCGAGGTGCAGGCGCTGGTCGACGAAGTGCTGGCGCAGGACCCGCGCCAGCCCAAAATCCTGAGCCTTCTCGGCGTTCACGCCTTTGGCGAAGGCGATTATGAGCTTGCCATCGACCGCTGGCGCCGGGCGCTGGCAAGCCTTGGCGAGGGCGAAACGAGCGAGGCGCTGCGCGACGGCATTCGCGAAGCCCAGGCGCGTATGGCATCGAGTGAGGCTAACGTTTCGACCGATGGTGTGTTTGAATAG